Proteins encoded in a region of the Panicum hallii strain FIL2 chromosome 3, PHallii_v3.1, whole genome shotgun sequence genome:
- the LOC112883812 gene encoding protein downstream neighbor of Son isoform X1, whose protein sequence is MAQAAVESALNGDSFIGRQAGVPRMKRKTPSELRGEQLKRCTSEKLANDQLPSSAAFDRSSNGLRNTEQQKISKYISTRVTEVFPVRKARNLGKENFKDALQSNEKICKTIDATAASNFASSSLTCGIGDSAKLDSSVPSTTEAAKPGFKKVEKCSANALRSVSELHVGDEKQTGSNKFDMEKVLKGFGARDAFVASRLSNLNVQVGDAALKSSDVCPSKITIPGKRAPLDFTLKTSLQFVSSSSVKWCHKLNTSFGRSSITGAIGQSCLRGCQNLEYPKPESKKEFLFSKALRSWVYPQSLLPSSIISAMLSSTARGENDFLLKRHQDWEDSFQNLYYMLRKNMLNIFYVYTSQFVALFIGGNHLEKKQSCNAYLSQSTRGLRSLLRKHGVCFSMPLCNTEVEQATEDDLIELSEIQRRNLGQLQALHLDALSDVDNTTQSLLAFTGNESVHGLYDILLNYKSLLNSLSAVDVPVLYSPQPFQNGCLHIPEVKCREMRRADMGLLSSGGFDAEPGSAFASTSGNICYSMEIKDPILPPWVVSGVCTAMSSDARSFDLTIATEPSSMGLNAALNSMTTAPQPEMATPTDGGAPVGGIPDAVLVPSLHSASLRRLSYTDGEYVAYTTV, encoded by the exons GGTGAGCAACTGAAGCGGTGTACCTCGGAAAAGCTTGCAAATGATCAGTTACCTTCTTCTGCCGCATTCGATAG GTCAAGCAATGGACTCCGAAACACAGAACAACAAAAGATATCCAAATACATTAGCACACGTGTTACAGAGGTCTTTCCTGTGAGAAAAGCAAGGAACCTTGGGAAGGAAAACTTTAAG GATGCCTTGCAGAGTAACGAGAAGATTTGTAAGACTATTGATGCTACAGCAGCTTCAAATTTTGCATCGTCTTCACTTACATG TGGTATTGGTGACTCTGCTAAGTTGGATTCTTCTGTTCCATCAACGACGGAGGCAGCGAAGCCAGGTTTCAAGAAAGTTGAGAAATGTAGTGCAAATGCTCTGCGCAGTGTATCGGAGCTTCATGTTGGTGATGAGAAGCAGACTGGTTCTAACAAATTTGATATG GAAAAAGTACTGAAAGGGTTTGGAGCTCGTGATGCTTTTGTGGCTTCTAGACTCAGCaaccttaatgtacaagttggTGATGCTGCACTGAAGTCTTCAGACGTGTGCCCTTCTAAGATCACCATTCCAGGGAAAAGAGCTCCTTTGGATTTTACCTTAAAGACTAGTTTGCAGTTTGTTTCATCATCGTCTGTGAAATG GTGTCACAAGCTCAATACGAGTTTTGGCAGGAGCAGCATCACTGGAGCCATTGGTCAGAGCTGTCTTCGTGGGTGTCAAAACTTAGAGTACCCAAAGCCTGAGAGCAAGAAGGAATTCTTGTTCTCCAAGGCACTACGATCATGGGTCTATCCACAATCTTTATTGCCTTCGTCCATCATATCTGCTATGCTCTCATCAACTGCACGAGGAG AAAATGACTTTCTTCTCAAAAGGCATCAGGACTGGGAAGATTCGTTTCAAAATCTTTACTACATGCTCCGGAAGAATATGCTGAATATATTCTATG TTTATACGTCACAATTTGTTGCTCTCTTCATTGGTGGAAACCATTTGGAGAAAAAACAGTCCTGTAATGCCTACTTGTCACAATCTACACGTGGCCTACGCTCATTACTGCGGAAACAT GGTGTTTGCTTTTCCATGCCTCTTTGCAACACTGAAGTAGAGCAGGCTACTGAAGATGACCTGATCGAACTCTCAGAAATACAAAGGCGCAATCTTGGCCAG TTGCAGGCACTCCATTTAGATGCTCTATCTGATGTGGATAACACCACGCAGTCATTACTTGCGTTTACTGGCAATGAGAGTGTTCATGGTTTATATGACATTCTGTTGAACTACAA GTCCTTGCTGAATTCTTTATCTGCTGTGGACGTCCCAGTCTTGTACTCACCGCAGCCATTTCAAAATGGCTGCCTACATATTCCAGAG GTGAAATGCAGGGAGATGAGGCGAGCAGACATGGGTCTGCTCTCTTCCGGTGGGTTTGACGCAGAACCAGGGTCAGCATTTGCCTCCACGTCTGGTAATATCTGCTACAGCATGGAAATAAAGGACCCGATCCTCCCGCCGTGGGTTGTCTCCGGAGTCTGCACTGCGATGAGCTCGGACGCAAGGAGCTTTGATTTAAC GATTGCTACGGAGCCATCGTCCATGGGCTTGAACGCTGCCCTCAACTCCATGACCACAGCTCCTCAACCCGAGATGGCAACTCCCACAGACGGTGGCGCACCTGTGGGCGGCATCCCTGACGCTGTCCTGGTCCCCTCCTTGCACTCCGCTTCGCTTCGGCGGCTCAGCTACACGGACGGTGAGTATGTCGCATACACAACCGTGTGA
- the LOC112883812 gene encoding protein downstream neighbor of Son isoform X2 — protein sequence MAQAAVESALNGDSFIGRQAGVPRMKRKTPSELRGEQLKRCTSEKLANDQLPSSAAFDRSSNGLRNTEQQKISKYISTRVTEVFPVRKARNLGKENFKDALQSNEKICKTIDATAASNFASSSLTCGIGDSAKLDSSVPSTTEAAKPGFKKVEKCSANALRSVSELHVGDEKQTGSNKFDMEKVLKGFGARDAFVASRLSNLNVQVGDAALKSSDVCPSKITIPGKRAPLDFTLKTSLQFVSSSSVKWCHKLNTSFGRSSITGAIGQSCLRGCQNLEYPKPESKKEFLFSKALRSWVYPQSLLPSSIISAMLSSTARGENDFLLKRHQDWEDSFQNLYYMLRKNMLNIFYVYTSQFVALFIGGNHLEKKQSCNAYLSQSTRGLRSLLRKHGVCFSMPLCNTEVEQATEDDLIELSEIQRRNLGQALHLDALSDVDNTTQSLLAFTGNESVHGLYDILLNYKSLLNSLSAVDVPVLYSPQPFQNGCLHIPEVKCREMRRADMGLLSSGGFDAEPGSAFASTSGNICYSMEIKDPILPPWVVSGVCTAMSSDARSFDLTIATEPSSMGLNAALNSMTTAPQPEMATPTDGGAPVGGIPDAVLVPSLHSASLRRLSYTDGEYVAYTTV from the exons GGTGAGCAACTGAAGCGGTGTACCTCGGAAAAGCTTGCAAATGATCAGTTACCTTCTTCTGCCGCATTCGATAG GTCAAGCAATGGACTCCGAAACACAGAACAACAAAAGATATCCAAATACATTAGCACACGTGTTACAGAGGTCTTTCCTGTGAGAAAAGCAAGGAACCTTGGGAAGGAAAACTTTAAG GATGCCTTGCAGAGTAACGAGAAGATTTGTAAGACTATTGATGCTACAGCAGCTTCAAATTTTGCATCGTCTTCACTTACATG TGGTATTGGTGACTCTGCTAAGTTGGATTCTTCTGTTCCATCAACGACGGAGGCAGCGAAGCCAGGTTTCAAGAAAGTTGAGAAATGTAGTGCAAATGCTCTGCGCAGTGTATCGGAGCTTCATGTTGGTGATGAGAAGCAGACTGGTTCTAACAAATTTGATATG GAAAAAGTACTGAAAGGGTTTGGAGCTCGTGATGCTTTTGTGGCTTCTAGACTCAGCaaccttaatgtacaagttggTGATGCTGCACTGAAGTCTTCAGACGTGTGCCCTTCTAAGATCACCATTCCAGGGAAAAGAGCTCCTTTGGATTTTACCTTAAAGACTAGTTTGCAGTTTGTTTCATCATCGTCTGTGAAATG GTGTCACAAGCTCAATACGAGTTTTGGCAGGAGCAGCATCACTGGAGCCATTGGTCAGAGCTGTCTTCGTGGGTGTCAAAACTTAGAGTACCCAAAGCCTGAGAGCAAGAAGGAATTCTTGTTCTCCAAGGCACTACGATCATGGGTCTATCCACAATCTTTATTGCCTTCGTCCATCATATCTGCTATGCTCTCATCAACTGCACGAGGAG AAAATGACTTTCTTCTCAAAAGGCATCAGGACTGGGAAGATTCGTTTCAAAATCTTTACTACATGCTCCGGAAGAATATGCTGAATATATTCTATG TTTATACGTCACAATTTGTTGCTCTCTTCATTGGTGGAAACCATTTGGAGAAAAAACAGTCCTGTAATGCCTACTTGTCACAATCTACACGTGGCCTACGCTCATTACTGCGGAAACAT GGTGTTTGCTTTTCCATGCCTCTTTGCAACACTGAAGTAGAGCAGGCTACTGAAGATGACCTGATCGAACTCTCAGAAATACAAAGGCGCAATCTTGGCCAG GCACTCCATTTAGATGCTCTATCTGATGTGGATAACACCACGCAGTCATTACTTGCGTTTACTGGCAATGAGAGTGTTCATGGTTTATATGACATTCTGTTGAACTACAA GTCCTTGCTGAATTCTTTATCTGCTGTGGACGTCCCAGTCTTGTACTCACCGCAGCCATTTCAAAATGGCTGCCTACATATTCCAGAG GTGAAATGCAGGGAGATGAGGCGAGCAGACATGGGTCTGCTCTCTTCCGGTGGGTTTGACGCAGAACCAGGGTCAGCATTTGCCTCCACGTCTGGTAATATCTGCTACAGCATGGAAATAAAGGACCCGATCCTCCCGCCGTGGGTTGTCTCCGGAGTCTGCACTGCGATGAGCTCGGACGCAAGGAGCTTTGATTTAAC GATTGCTACGGAGCCATCGTCCATGGGCTTGAACGCTGCCCTCAACTCCATGACCACAGCTCCTCAACCCGAGATGGCAACTCCCACAGACGGTGGCGCACCTGTGGGCGGCATCCCTGACGCTGTCCTGGTCCCCTCCTTGCACTCCGCTTCGCTTCGGCGGCTCAGCTACACGGACGGTGAGTATGTCGCATACACAACCGTGTGA